In one Cupriavidus taiwanensis genomic region, the following are encoded:
- the dprA gene encoding DNA-processing protein DprA: MVTSPAAPVGAASPCHAGAGAPAACRDADDLKAWLQLACAPGVGPVAVRLLLAAFGLPRQVLAQSVTALSTVVPARLARAVVASPATGLAALVERTLAWLGTPGNQLVTLADDAYPRRLFDLHDPPPLLYIKGDPALLARPAVAIVGARNATEQGKRDAQAFGRELSEAGLTVISGLALGIDAAAHAGGLLGCGGTVAITGTGADRVYPADNLALAHEVARRGAVVTEFPLGMQGLPANFPRRNRIIAALAHGVLVVEAAARSGSLITARLAAELGREVFAVPGSIHAPLSQGCHLLIRQGAKLVERTGDVLEEINLGPAAPVPGLPPARAEASDQSEFADPADPLLAALGYDPVTLDALCERSGQPPDAAAARLLELELAGHAERLPGNLFRRLA, from the coding sequence TTGGTGACATCCCCGGCGGCGCCTGTCGGCGCCGCATCTCCTTGCCATGCCGGCGCCGGCGCGCCAGCCGCCTGTCGCGATGCCGACGACCTGAAGGCCTGGCTGCAGCTGGCTTGTGCCCCCGGCGTCGGCCCGGTCGCGGTGCGCCTGCTGCTGGCGGCGTTCGGCCTGCCGCGGCAGGTGCTGGCGCAGAGCGTGACGGCACTGTCCACCGTGGTCCCGGCCAGGCTGGCCCGCGCGGTGGTGGCCAGCCCGGCGACCGGGCTCGCGGCCCTGGTCGAACGCACGCTGGCGTGGCTCGGCACGCCCGGCAACCAGCTGGTGACGCTGGCCGATGACGCCTACCCGCGCCGCCTGTTCGATCTGCACGATCCGCCGCCGCTGCTATATATCAAAGGCGATCCCGCGCTGCTGGCGCGTCCGGCGGTCGCCATCGTCGGCGCGCGCAATGCCACCGAGCAGGGTAAGCGCGATGCGCAGGCGTTCGGGCGCGAGCTGTCCGAGGCGGGCCTGACGGTGATCTCCGGCCTGGCGCTGGGGATCGACGCCGCCGCCCATGCCGGCGGCCTGCTTGGCTGCGGCGGCACCGTCGCGATCACGGGGACGGGGGCCGACCGGGTCTATCCCGCCGACAACCTGGCCCTGGCCCATGAGGTCGCCCGGCGGGGCGCAGTGGTCACCGAATTCCCGCTGGGCATGCAGGGCCTGCCGGCCAACTTCCCGCGCCGCAACCGCATCATCGCGGCGCTGGCGCACGGGGTGCTGGTGGTGGAGGCCGCGGCGCGATCGGGCTCGCTGATCACCGCGCGGCTGGCCGCGGAACTCGGGCGCGAGGTGTTCGCGGTGCCGGGATCGATCCACGCGCCGCTGTCGCAGGGTTGCCATCTGCTGATTCGTCAGGGCGCCAAGCTGGTGGAGCGCACCGGGGACGTGCTCGAGGAAATCAACCTCGGGCCGGCCGCGCCGGTGCCTGGCCTGCCGCCGGCGCGGGCCGAGGCTTCGGACCAGTCTGAATTTGCCGATCCCGCCGACCCCCTGCTAGCCGCCCTCGGATACGATCCGGTTACGCTGGATGCGCTGTGCGAGCGCAGCGGCCAGCCCCCGGACGCCGCCGCGGCCCGCCTGCTGGAACTGGAACTGGCCGGGCATGCCGAGCGTCTACCGGGAAACCTGTTCCGACGCCTTGCGTGA
- a CDS encoding thioredoxin family protein — MTVYFPERDAGAIADCLAARPQGRLVACLCAQWCGTCRDYLVALTALAARHPDDCFVWIDIETHADALGDIDIENFPTVLVQPAAGGTPQFYGTLLPHIEVLERMLTRGAAMPAPAEDVPEVLDWLLGGGRGGA, encoded by the coding sequence ATGACCGTTTACTTTCCTGAACGTGATGCCGGCGCCATCGCCGACTGCCTGGCGGCGCGGCCGCAGGGCCGCCTGGTGGCCTGCCTGTGCGCGCAGTGGTGCGGCACGTGCCGGGACTACCTGGTGGCGCTGACGGCGCTGGCCGCGCGCCATCCGGATGATTGCTTTGTCTGGATCGATATCGAGACCCATGCGGATGCGCTCGGCGATATCGATATCGAGAATTTCCCGACCGTGCTGGTGCAGCCGGCCGCGGGTGGCACGCCGCAGTTCTATGGCACCCTGCTGCCGCATATCGAGGTGCTCGAGCGCATGCTCACGCGTGGCGCGGCCATGCCGGCGCCCGCGGAGGACGTGCCGGAGGTGCTGGACTGGTTGCTTGGCGGGGGGCGCGGCGGCGCCTAG
- a CDS encoding DNA topoisomerase III gives MSKALIIAEKPSVAADIARALGGFTKHDEYFESDDYVLSSAVGHLVEIAAPDEYEVKRGKWSFANLPVIPPHFDLRPIAKTESRLKVLNRLIKRKDVTALINACDAGREGELIFRLIAQQAKAKQPIRRLWLQSMTPQAIRDGFAALREDEDMLPLADAARCRSEADWLVGINGTRAMTAFNSKGGGFFLTTVGRVQTPTLSIVVEREEKIKHFVPRDYWEVRAEFIAAAGLYEGRWFDPKFKKSEFDPEARESRLWSEAEAKSIVAACRDKPGTVTEESKPSTQQSPALFDLTTLQREANSRFGFSAKNTLGLAQALYEKHKVLTYPRTDARALPEDYMDTVKQTMDMLADSSPNYLPHAKKILAQGWVKPNKKIFDNSKISDHFAIIPTLQAPKNLSEPEQKLYDLVVRRFLAVFFPAAEFQVTTRITEVAGHHFKTEGKVLVNPGWLVIYGREAQGDKDAANLVPVAKDEKVKTDKVESVGLTTKPPARYNEATLLSAMEGAGKLVDDDALREAMAGKGLGTPATRAAIIEGLLTEKYLVREGRELIPTAKAFQLMTLLRGLGVQELTQAELTGEWEHKLSQIERGRLKRDEFMLEIAQMTQQIVKRAKEYDSDTIPGDYATLDTPCPQCGGQVKENYRRFACTACEFSISKIPGGRQFEIEEVEELLLKKEIGPLQGFRSKMGRPFAAILKLGKDDEGHYKMEFDFGQNDDDNDGEPVDFSGQQPVGTCPKCGGSVFEHGMKYVCENSTTSPKSCDFTTGKIILQQEISREQIGKLLNEGKTDLLTGFKSSRTGRNFKAFLVKQPDGKIGFEFEAREPKAGAKTAAKAPGKAASRGTAEAEAEAAPATKTAAKTAAKTVAAKAPAKKAAAKKAPAKTAAAKKTRAAAAGE, from the coding sequence ATGTCAAAAGCCCTCATCATCGCGGAAAAGCCGTCGGTCGCGGCGGATATCGCCCGTGCCCTCGGGGGGTTTACCAAGCACGACGAGTATTTCGAGAGCGACGACTACGTGCTGTCCTCCGCCGTCGGCCACCTGGTCGAGATCGCCGCGCCGGACGAATACGAGGTCAAGCGCGGCAAGTGGAGCTTCGCCAACCTGCCGGTGATCCCGCCCCACTTCGACCTGCGCCCGATCGCCAAGACCGAGTCGCGCCTGAAGGTGCTGAACCGGCTGATCAAGCGCAAGGACGTGACCGCGCTGATCAATGCCTGCGACGCGGGGCGTGAAGGGGAACTGATCTTTCGCCTGATCGCGCAGCAGGCCAAGGCCAAGCAGCCGATCCGGCGGCTGTGGCTGCAATCGATGACGCCGCAGGCCATCCGCGACGGCTTCGCCGCGCTGCGCGAAGACGAGGACATGCTGCCGCTGGCCGACGCCGCGCGCTGCCGCTCCGAGGCCGACTGGCTGGTCGGCATCAACGGCACGCGCGCGATGACCGCCTTCAACAGCAAGGGCGGCGGCTTCTTCCTGACCACCGTGGGCCGCGTGCAGACTCCGACGCTGTCGATCGTGGTCGAGCGCGAAGAGAAGATCAAGCACTTCGTCCCGCGCGACTACTGGGAAGTGCGTGCCGAGTTCATCGCGGCCGCGGGCCTGTACGAAGGCCGCTGGTTCGACCCCAAGTTCAAGAAGAGCGAATTCGATCCCGAGGCGCGCGAGTCGAGGCTGTGGAGCGAGGCCGAGGCCAAGAGCATCGTCGCGGCCTGCCGCGACAAGCCGGGCACCGTCACCGAGGAATCCAAGCCGTCAACGCAGCAGTCGCCGGCACTGTTCGACCTGACCACGCTGCAGCGCGAGGCCAACTCGCGCTTCGGCTTTTCGGCCAAGAACACGCTGGGCCTGGCGCAGGCGCTGTATGAAAAGCACAAGGTCCTGACCTACCCGCGTACCGACGCGCGCGCGCTGCCCGAGGACTACATGGACACGGTCAAGCAGACCATGGACATGCTTGCCGACAGCTCGCCCAACTACCTGCCGCACGCCAAGAAGATCCTGGCGCAGGGCTGGGTCAAGCCGAACAAGAAGATCTTCGACAATAGCAAGATCAGCGACCACTTCGCCATCATCCCGACGCTGCAGGCGCCCAAGAACCTGTCGGAGCCGGAGCAGAAGCTGTATGACCTGGTGGTGCGCCGCTTCCTGGCGGTGTTCTTCCCGGCCGCCGAGTTCCAGGTCACGACCCGCATCACGGAAGTTGCCGGCCACCATTTCAAGACCGAAGGCAAGGTGCTGGTCAACCCGGGCTGGCTGGTGATCTACGGCCGCGAGGCGCAGGGCGACAAGGATGCCGCCAACCTGGTGCCGGTGGCCAAGGACGAGAAGGTCAAGACCGACAAGGTCGAGAGCGTCGGCCTGACCACCAAGCCGCCCGCGCGCTACAACGAAGCCACGCTGCTGTCGGCGATGGAAGGCGCCGGCAAGCTGGTCGACGACGACGCGCTGCGCGAGGCCATGGCTGGCAAGGGCCTGGGCACGCCGGCCACGCGCGCGGCCATCATCGAAGGCCTGCTGACCGAGAAGTACCTGGTGCGTGAAGGCCGCGAGCTGATCCCGACCGCCAAGGCGTTCCAGCTGATGACGCTGCTGCGCGGCCTGGGCGTGCAGGAACTGACGCAGGCCGAACTGACCGGCGAGTGGGAGCACAAGCTCTCGCAGATCGAGCGCGGGCGCCTGAAGCGCGACGAGTTCATGCTCGAGATCGCGCAGATGACGCAGCAGATCGTCAAGCGCGCCAAGGAATACGATAGCGACACCATCCCGGGCGACTACGCCACGCTGGACACGCCGTGTCCGCAGTGCGGCGGACAGGTCAAGGAGAACTACCGCCGCTTTGCCTGCACCGCGTGCGAATTCTCGATCAGCAAGATCCCGGGCGGCCGCCAGTTCGAGATCGAAGAAGTCGAGGAACTGCTGCTGAAGAAGGAAATCGGTCCGCTGCAGGGCTTCCGCAGCAAGATGGGCCGTCCGTTCGCCGCCATCCTCAAGCTGGGCAAGGACGACGAAGGCCATTACAAGATGGAATTCGACTTCGGCCAGAATGACGACGACAACGACGGCGAGCCGGTCGACTTCAGCGGCCAGCAGCCGGTGGGAACGTGCCCGAAGTGCGGTGGCTCGGTGTTCGAGCACGGCATGAAATACGTCTGCGAGAACAGCACCACCAGCCCCAAGAGCTGCGACTTCACCACCGGCAAGATCATCCTGCAGCAGGAGATCAGCCGCGAGCAGATCGGCAAGCTGCTCAACGAAGGCAAGACCGACCTGCTGACCGGCTTCAAGTCGTCGCGCACCGGCCGCAACTTCAAGGCCTTCCTGGTCAAGCAGCCCGACGGCAAGATCGGCTTCGAGTTCGAGGCGCGCGAGCCCAAGGCGGGCGCCAAGACCGCGGCCAAGGCACCCGGCAAGGCGGCATCGCGTGGCACGGCCGAGGCCGAGGCCGAAGCGGCGCCGGCGACGAAGACGGCCGCCAAGACCGCGGCCAAGACGGTCGCGGCCAAGGCGCCGGCGAAAAAGGCCGCCGCCAAGAAGGCACCCGCCAAGACCGCCGCGGCGAAGAAGACGCGCGCCGCCGCGGCCGGCGAGTAA
- a CDS encoding LysR family transcriptional regulator, translating to MDRLQSMRVFSKVVELGSFARAAQQLEMSNAVVTRYVADLESHLGTRLLNRTTRSLSLTDAGETYLQRCQQILEDVEEAESVVTARSQSLSGTLRLVTPVMFGLHLLPQLLSRFQQLYPEVVFDVILSDRNVDIVEEGRDVAVMLSDLGLGSHLVARPLISAEVILCASPGYVAAHAPIRHAHELSHHRCIAMRLPIAEHEWTLLGPEGEVTVPIRPGLLCSNAELAHQAALADMGVAMLSSYLARPNIESGRLVHVLPQYQLPRRDVSVVYPSRKFLPTKVRAFIDFLLEEGQMRDKDAPPVASLGAHAMRT from the coding sequence ATGGATCGCTTGCAGTCGATGCGTGTGTTTTCCAAAGTGGTGGAGCTGGGCAGCTTCGCGCGTGCAGCGCAGCAGCTGGAAATGTCCAACGCCGTGGTCACGCGCTACGTGGCCGACCTGGAAAGCCACCTCGGCACCCGCCTGCTCAACCGGACCACGCGCAGCCTGTCGCTGACCGATGCCGGCGAGACCTACCTGCAGCGCTGCCAGCAGATCCTGGAAGACGTGGAGGAAGCCGAAAGCGTGGTCACGGCCCGCAGCCAGTCGCTGTCCGGCACGCTGCGCCTGGTGACGCCGGTGATGTTCGGCCTGCACCTGCTGCCCCAGCTGTTGTCGCGCTTCCAGCAGCTTTATCCGGAGGTGGTGTTCGACGTGATCCTGTCGGACCGCAATGTCGATATCGTCGAGGAAGGCCGCGACGTGGCGGTGATGCTGTCGGACCTGGGACTGGGCTCGCACCTGGTGGCGCGCCCGCTGATTTCGGCCGAGGTGATCCTCTGCGCGTCGCCCGGCTATGTCGCGGCGCATGCCCCGATCCGCCATGCTCATGAGCTGAGCCACCATCGCTGCATCGCCATGCGCCTGCCGATTGCCGAGCACGAATGGACGCTGCTGGGCCCCGAAGGCGAGGTGACCGTGCCGATCCGCCCCGGGCTGCTGTGCAGCAACGCCGAACTGGCGCACCAGGCCGCCCTCGCCGACATGGGCGTGGCCATGCTTTCGTCCTACCTGGCGCGGCCCAATATCGAATCGGGCCGTCTGGTGCACGTGCTGCCGCAGTACCAGTTGCCCCGGCGCGATGTCAGCGTGGTCTACCCCAGCCGCAAGTTCCTGCCGACCAAGGTGCGCGCCTTTATCGACTTCCTGCTGGAAGAAGGGCAGATGCGGGACAAGGACGCGCCGCCTGTCGCCAGCCTGGGCGCCCACGCCATGCGAACCTGA
- a CDS encoding YbdD/YjiX family protein codes for MLEQLGTMGRYLGQSLRLMVGLPDYQTYVAHMESTHPERAPMSYEEFFRERQEARYGGGQGKCC; via the coding sequence ATGCTGGAACAACTTGGCACCATGGGCCGGTACCTCGGCCAGTCGCTGCGCCTGATGGTCGGGCTGCCCGACTACCAGACCTACGTGGCCCACATGGAAAGCACGCACCCCGAGCGCGCGCCAATGAGCTACGAAGAGTTCTTCCGCGAGCGCCAGGAAGCGCGCTACGGCGGCGGGCAGGGCAAGTGCTGCTGA
- a CDS encoding carbon starvation CstA family protein, producing MNRIGEHLVWLAVAILGAFAFGTVALARGEAVSALWIVVAALCIYLIAYRYYSRFIADKVMQLDPKRMTPAWRHNDGLDYVPTNKAVLFGHHFAAIAGAGPLVGPVLAAQMGYMPGMLWLLAGVVFAGAVQDFMVLFISTRRDGRSLGDLVKSEMGTVPGMIALFGCFMIMIIILAVLALIVVKALADSPWGTFTVAVTIPIAIFMGIYTRYIRPGRIGEVSVIGFVLLMLAIIGGQYVHESATLAPLFTYGGKALTWMLIIYGFIAAVLPVWLLLAPRDYLSTFLKIGTIIALAVGILIVAPELKMPAFTQFAAGGGPVWSGNLFPFLFITIACGAVSGFHALISSGTTPKLLENETHARFIGYGAMLAESFVAIMALVAAAVIEPGVYFAMNSPAAVIGTTPEAVAQAVSTWGFVITPDVLVQTAKDVGENTIISRAGGAPTLAVGIAHILHQVVGGQAMMAFWYHFAILFEALFILTAVDAGTRAGRFMLQDLLGSFVPSMKRTDSLPANLIATALTVAAWGYFLYQGVVDPLGGINTLWPLFGISNQMLAAVALVLGTCVLVKMKRGQYAWVTLVPTVWLLICTLTAGWQKLFHADPKVSFLTHAAKFSAAIAEGKVLAPAKSMEQMHRIVFNDYLDAGLCALFMVVVLSIVCYGFKTALQARAVNRPTDKETPFEPLPGAASAQS from the coding sequence ATGAATCGCATCGGAGAACACCTGGTGTGGCTGGCCGTCGCCATCCTTGGCGCGTTTGCCTTCGGCACCGTCGCGCTCGCGCGCGGCGAGGCCGTCAGCGCGCTGTGGATCGTGGTGGCCGCGCTCTGCATCTACCTGATCGCCTATCGGTACTACAGCCGCTTCATCGCCGACAAGGTGATGCAGCTCGATCCCAAGCGCATGACGCCCGCGTGGCGCCATAACGATGGCCTGGACTATGTGCCGACCAACAAGGCGGTGCTGTTCGGCCACCACTTTGCCGCGATCGCCGGCGCGGGCCCGCTGGTGGGCCCGGTGCTGGCCGCGCAGATGGGCTACATGCCGGGCATGCTGTGGCTGCTGGCCGGCGTGGTGTTCGCCGGCGCGGTGCAGGACTTCATGGTGCTGTTCATCTCGACGCGCCGCGACGGCCGCTCACTGGGCGACCTGGTCAAGTCCGAGATGGGCACGGTGCCGGGCATGATCGCGCTGTTCGGCTGCTTCATGATCATGATCATCATCCTGGCGGTGCTGGCACTGATCGTGGTGAAGGCGCTGGCGGACTCGCCGTGGGGCACCTTCACCGTGGCGGTGACCATCCCCATCGCCATCTTCATGGGCATCTACACCCGCTACATCCGCCCGGGCCGCATCGGCGAAGTCTCGGTGATCGGTTTCGTGCTGCTGATGCTGGCCATCATCGGCGGCCAGTACGTGCATGAAAGCGCGACGCTGGCGCCGCTGTTCACCTACGGCGGCAAGGCGCTGACCTGGATGCTGATCATCTACGGGTTCATCGCCGCGGTGCTGCCGGTGTGGCTGCTGCTGGCCCCGCGCGACTACCTGTCGACCTTCCTGAAGATCGGCACCATCATCGCGCTGGCCGTCGGCATCCTGATCGTCGCGCCGGAGCTGAAGATGCCGGCCTTCACGCAGTTCGCCGCGGGCGGCGGGCCGGTGTGGTCGGGGAACCTGTTCCCGTTCCTGTTCATCACCATTGCCTGCGGCGCGGTGTCGGGCTTCCACGCACTGATCTCGTCGGGCACCACGCCCAAGCTGCTGGAGAACGAAACCCACGCGCGCTTCATCGGCTACGGCGCGATGCTGGCCGAGTCCTTCGTCGCCATCATGGCGCTGGTGGCCGCCGCGGTGATCGAGCCGGGCGTGTACTTCGCCATGAACAGCCCGGCCGCGGTGATCGGCACCACCCCCGAGGCGGTGGCACAGGCGGTCTCGACCTGGGGCTTCGTGATCACGCCGGACGTGCTGGTGCAGACCGCCAAGGACGTCGGCGAGAACACCATCATCTCGCGCGCCGGCGGTGCGCCGACGCTGGCCGTTGGCATCGCCCACATCCTGCACCAGGTGGTGGGCGGCCAGGCCATGATGGCGTTCTGGTACCACTTCGCCATCCTGTTCGAAGCGCTCTTCATCCTGACCGCCGTCGACGCGGGCACCCGGGCCGGCCGCTTCATGCTGCAGGACCTGCTGGGCAGCTTCGTGCCGTCGATGAAGCGCACCGACTCGCTGCCGGCCAACCTGATCGCCACCGCGCTGACGGTGGCGGCCTGGGGCTACTTCCTGTACCAGGGCGTGGTCGATCCACTCGGCGGCATCAATACGCTGTGGCCGCTGTTCGGCATCTCCAACCAGATGCTGGCCGCGGTGGCACTGGTGCTGGGCACCTGCGTGCTGGTCAAGATGAAGCGCGGCCAGTACGCCTGGGTCACGCTGGTGCCGACCGTCTGGCTGCTGATCTGCACGCTGACCGCCGGCTGGCAGAAGCTGTTCCATGCCGACCCCAAGGTCAGCTTCCTGACCCACGCCGCCAAGTTCAGCGCCGCCATCGCCGAAGGCAAGGTGCTGGCACCGGCCAAGTCGATGGAGCAGATGCACCGCATCGTCTTCAACGATTACCTGGATGCCGGCCTGTGCGCGCTGTTCATGGTGGTGGTGCTGTCGATCGTGTGCTACGGCTTCAAGACCGCGCTGCAGGCGCGCGCCGTGAACCGCCCGACCGACAAGGAAACGCCGTTCGAGCCGTTGCCGGGCGCCGCCTCGGCCCAGTCCTGA
- a CDS encoding cache domain-containing protein: MKLRQKILLLAVAPLALAMLGIALAVRFQATQLAQHERALVEAAYLQSKETELRHYVELAQSAIAPLVRSGRKDAATRQAAMEALARLDYGPDGYFFLYDLQGRNLMHPRQPELVGQDLWTLRDPQGAPTIQQLIAAAKGGGGAVRYQWRKPSSQQLAPKLGYVVAVPEWGWMLGTGIYLDDVESTLRQLDARAETDIRETMAWIGVIAGISILLVAASGLALNVSEHREADAKLRQLAQRVVQSQEEERARLSRELHDGISQLLVSVKLVLETAANRLRLAPAEGAAVAPVLGMALNRLDTVFNEVRRVARNLRPALLDDLGLFAALQHLAREMQGGSGLQIVVTQSGTPRELPDEQATALFRIAQEALTNVERHAGARRVAVSLAFDADATRLAVRDDGHGFDVARMQADPQRGIGLRNLRERIAALCGQFDIVSGPGGTRIIASLPLASPAPAARAAITAGPSQS, encoded by the coding sequence ATGAAACTCCGCCAGAAAATCCTGTTGCTCGCCGTGGCGCCGCTCGCGCTGGCGATGCTCGGCATCGCGCTGGCGGTGCGCTTCCAGGCCACCCAGCTCGCGCAACATGAACGCGCGCTGGTCGAGGCCGCCTACCTGCAGAGCAAGGAGACCGAGCTGCGCCACTACGTCGAGCTGGCGCAGAGCGCGATCGCGCCGCTGGTGCGCTCGGGGCGCAAGGACGCCGCCACGCGCCAGGCGGCGATGGAAGCGCTGGCGCGGCTCGACTACGGTCCCGACGGCTACTTCTTCCTGTACGACCTGCAGGGCCGCAACCTGATGCACCCGCGCCAGCCCGAGCTGGTCGGCCAGGACTTGTGGACGCTGCGCGACCCGCAGGGCGCGCCCACCATCCAGCAACTGATCGCGGCGGCCAAGGGCGGCGGCGGCGCGGTGCGCTACCAGTGGCGCAAGCCGTCGTCGCAGCAGCTGGCGCCCAAGCTGGGCTACGTGGTGGCGGTGCCCGAATGGGGCTGGATGCTCGGCACCGGCATCTACCTGGATGACGTCGAAAGCACGCTGCGCCAGCTCGACGCGCGCGCCGAGACCGATATCCGCGAGACCATGGCGTGGATCGGCGTGATCGCCGGCATCAGCATCCTGCTGGTGGCGGCCAGCGGCCTGGCGCTCAACGTCAGCGAACATCGCGAGGCTGACGCCAAGCTGCGCCAGCTGGCGCAGCGCGTGGTGCAGTCGCAGGAAGAAGAGCGCGCGCGGCTGTCGCGCGAACTGCACGACGGCATCAGCCAGCTGCTGGTCTCGGTCAAGCTGGTGCTGGAAACCGCCGCCAACCGGCTGCGCCTGGCCCCGGCCGAAGGCGCGGCGGTGGCGCCGGTGCTGGGCATGGCGCTGAACCGGCTCGATACCGTCTTCAATGAAGTGCGTCGCGTGGCGCGCAACCTGCGCCCGGCGCTGCTCGACGACCTCGGCCTGTTCGCCGCGCTCCAGCACCTGGCGCGCGAGATGCAGGGCGGCAGCGGCCTCCAGATCGTGGTGACGCAAAGCGGCACCCCGCGCGAACTGCCCGACGAGCAGGCCACGGCGCTGTTCCGCATTGCCCAGGAAGCGCTGACCAACGTCGAGCGCCATGCCGGCGCGCGGCGCGTTGCCGTATCACTCGCCTTCGATGCCGATGCCACGCGCCTGGCGGTGCGCGACGACGGCCACGGCTTCGACGTTGCGCGCATGCAGGCCGACCCGCAGCGCGGCATCGGCCTGCGCAACCTGCGTGAGCGCATCGCCGCGCTGTGCGGGCAGTTCGATATCGTTTCCGGCCCGGGCGGCACCCGCATCATCGCCTCGCTGCCGCTGGCCAGCCCGGCGCCCGCCGCGCGCGCTGCCATTACCGCAGGACCCTCGCAGTCATGA
- a CDS encoding response regulator produces the protein MIQFLAEDSADHEAPARVLLIDDHALVRDGMRMHLALQPGLRVVGEADDGEAALAWLDRAGVAEIPDLVITDIGMRGMGGIALAAALHDRYPELAVLIVSMHDNLEYVRQAVRAGARGYVLKDAPADELIAAIRAVLAGRVFYSARIARGIAEQSPAAGPLDALTPRERDILRGIGRGLANKEIAAQLGVSVRTVETHRLNLKRKLGIEGRAGLVKYAVETLGDSEGG, from the coding sequence ATGATCCAGTTTCTTGCCGAAGATAGCGCAGACCACGAAGCGCCCGCGCGCGTGCTGCTGATCGACGACCACGCGCTGGTGCGCGACGGCATGCGCATGCACCTGGCGCTGCAGCCCGGCCTGCGCGTGGTGGGCGAAGCCGACGACGGCGAAGCCGCGCTGGCGTGGCTGGACCGCGCCGGCGTGGCCGAGATACCGGACCTGGTGATCACCGATATCGGCATGCGCGGCATGGGCGGGATTGCGCTGGCGGCGGCGCTGCACGACCGCTATCCGGAACTTGCCGTGCTGATCGTGTCGATGCACGACAACCTGGAGTACGTGCGCCAGGCGGTGCGTGCCGGCGCGCGCGGCTATGTGCTCAAGGACGCCCCGGCCGACGAACTGATCGCGGCGATCCGCGCGGTGCTGGCCGGGCGCGTGTTCTACAGCGCCCGCATCGCGCGCGGCATCGCCGAGCAAAGCCCGGCGGCCGGCCCGCTCGACGCGCTCACGCCGCGCGAGCGCGATATCCTGCGCGGCATCGGCCGCGGCCTCGCCAACAAGGAGATCGCGGCGCAGCTTGGGGTGTCGGTGCGCACCGTCGAGACGCACCGGCTGAACCTGAAGCGCAAGCTGGGGATCGAGGGGCGGGCCGGGCTGGTGAAGTATGCGGTGGAGACGCTGGGGGACAGCGAGGGCGGGTGA